The following proteins are encoded in a genomic region of Cryptomeria japonica chromosome 11, Sugi_1.0, whole genome shotgun sequence:
- the LOC131076338 gene encoding mannitol dehydrogenase: MKQISNWIFNLPAATIFIHDSSNKYGCIATAFCKWLCAYTYFSPPFFHLVYPAANLIFIAVRMAEKGFDVQGWAARDQSGVLSPFNFARRKTGPNDITFKVAFCGICHSDLHQLHNDWGNTQYPVVPGHEIVGTVTEVGTQVKKFAVGDRVGVGCMVRSCHNCDSCEKGVEQYCDKIVFTYNSMDVDGSITYGGYSSIMVCDQKFVIKVPESLPFDAAAPLLCAGITVYSPMIHFGMTEKGNRLGVVGLGGLGHMAVKFGKAFGLHVTVISTSPKKEKEAKEILGADDFLISKDANQMSDAAKSLDYIIDTVSADHPLPPLLNLLKVNGKLVVVGIPNKPHQFPATSVIFGRRLIAGSSIGGIKETQEMMDFCAEHNISCSIEKISIDYVNTAMKRLEKGDVKYRFVLDNAESFKV, encoded by the exons ATGAAGCAAATTTCAAATTGGATTTTTAATCTGCCTGCTGCAACTATCTTTATCCACGACTCTAGTAATAAATACGGATGCATAGCCACTGCTTTTTGTAAATGGTTGTGTGCTTACACTTACTTCTCACCACCATTTTTTCATCTGGTGTACCCTGCGGCAAATCTAATTTTTATAGCAGTGAGAATGGCAGAAAAAGGATTTGATGTTCAGGGATGGGCAGCCAGAGATCAATCTGGCGTTCTTTCGCCTTTTAATTTTGCTCGCAG GAAGACTGGTCCCAATGATATTACGTTCAAAGTTGCTTTCTGTGGGATCTGCCATTCGGATTTGCACCAGCTCCACAACGACTGGGGTAACACCCAATACCCAGTTGTTCCAGG GCATGAAATCGTTGGGACTGTAACTGAAGTGGGAACACAAGTAAAGAAATTTGCGGTGGGGGACCGTGTTGGAGTGGGGTGCATGGTGCGCAGCTGCCATAACTGTGACAGCTGTGAAAAGGGGGTAGAGCAATACTGTGACAAAATTGTCTTCACCTACAATTCTATGGATGTGGATGGGTCTATCACTTACGGAGGTTACTCATCTATAATGGTCTGTGACCAGAA GTTTGTAATTAAGGTGCCAGAAAGCCTGCCATTTGATGCGGCTGCTCCATTGTTATGCGCTGGAATAACTGTTTACAGCCCCATGATACACTTTGGAATGACAGAGAAAGGAAATCGTTTGGGCGTAGTTGGGCTTGGAGGTCTGGGTCACATGGCGGTAAAATTCGGCAAAGCGTTTGGCCTGCATGTGACCGTTATCAGTACAtccccaaagaaagaaaaagaagctaAAGAGATCTTGGGGGCTGATGATTTCCTTATCAGCAAAGATGCGAACCAGATGAGTGATGCAGCTAAATCGCTGGATTATATAATTGATACTGTATCTGCTGATCATCCCCTGCCTCCATTGCTCAATTTGCTCAAAGTCAATGGAAAGCTTGTTGTTGTTGGCATTCCTAATAAACCTCATCAATTTCCTGCTACTAGTGTTATATTTG GGCGGAGATTAATTGCAGGGAGCTCTATTGGCGGAATTAAGGAAACGCAGGAGATGATGGATTTCTGTGCAGAGCACAACATTTCATGCAGCATAGAAAAGATATCCATTGATTATGTCAACACAGCAATGAAAAGGCTGGAGAAGGGAGATGTTAAATATCGATTTGTCCTTGACAATGCTGAGAGTTTTAAGGTTTAA